One Cyanobacteria bacterium FACHB-DQ100 DNA segment encodes these proteins:
- a CDS encoding glycosyltransferase family 2 protein, translating to MPKISVCIPTYNRAHFLPYAIESVFAQTISDWELIVCDDGSQDGTPEIMQRHTDPRVRYVRHPRNVGKSNNMRSGYEVASGKYFIKFDDDDRLIPEFLEKTSEILDQNSGIDFVGTDHWIINSDNQRDLEQTDKNSQKWGRTELTEGIPRSLLEIVFVKQSFQVGATLFRMQALQDVDYMRPNIQNCEDNDLFVRLAIDGKQGYYLPQRLMEYRVHPEQQGIDRAIPYLKDKLRYLENFQFTSELEQIRRSRLAETQLLLGLRLIEMGETKRGRELVQFGKSASVPKAYAGLALSLVPKSLRQMLFQRIRKVKA from the coding sequence ATGCCCAAAATTAGCGTTTGCATTCCTACGTATAATCGCGCTCACTTTCTGCCTTATGCGATCGAGAGTGTTTTCGCGCAAACGATTTCGGATTGGGAGTTGATCGTCTGCGATGACGGCTCTCAAGATGGAACTCCAGAAATCATGCAGCGCCACACTGATCCGCGAGTCCGATATGTGCGACATCCTCGCAACGTGGGCAAAAGCAACAATATGCGATCGGGCTATGAAGTTGCGAGTGGGAAGTATTTTATTAAATTCGATGATGATGATCGCCTCATCCCAGAGTTTTTAGAAAAAACGAGTGAAATTCTTGATCAAAATTCAGGGATCGACTTTGTTGGAACGGATCACTGGATTATTAATTCCGACAATCAGCGCGACCTTGAACAAACGGATAAAAATTCGCAAAAATGGGGCAGAACTGAATTGACCGAAGGAATTCCGCGATCGCTTCTAGAAATCGTATTTGTGAAGCAGAGTTTTCAAGTTGGTGCAACGCTTTTTAGAATGCAAGCATTACAAGATGTAGATTATATGCGCCCAAATATTCAAAACTGTGAAGATAATGATTTATTTGTGCGATTAGCAATTGACGGAAAGCAGGGTTATTACTTGCCACAACGCTTAATGGAATATCGAGTACATCCAGAGCAGCAAGGCATCGATCGTGCCATTCCTTATCTCAAAGACAAGCTGCGTTATTTAGAGAATTTTCAGTTTACGTCAGAATTAGAGCAGATCCGGCGATCGCGCTTAGCCGAAACGCAATTGTTACTTGGACTGAGATTGATCGAAATGGGTGAAACAAAGCGCGGACGGGAATTAGTGCAATTTGGCAAATCTGCTTCAGTTCCAAAAGCTTATGCTGGATTAGCACTTTCGCTGGTACCCAAATCCTTGAGACAAATGCTGTTTCAAAGGATTCGGAAAGTTAAAGCTTGA
- a CDS encoding sugar ABC transporter permease, whose product MIKTLRISWSPIQRRLTPYLFLLPALIVLGITVFYPALQAFYFSFTRYDLITEPQWIGWANFKRLSTDPVFWQTLRNTILYLVCVVPVLAIAPLALAILVNQKIRGIRWFRVAYYTPVIISMVVAGIAWKWLYSDNGLLNQFLRAIGFGGVPWLTDPNWALFSVMAVTIWKGLGYYMVIYLAGLQSIPAELYEAAAIEGSDGIRKHWDITLPLMQPYLLLVAVISAISATKVFEEIFIMTQGGPLNSSKTIVFYVYEQAFTKLEISYACTIGLVMFLMILVLSIVRLAVQRSTDAESLNETKL is encoded by the coding sequence ATGATTAAGACACTCCGAATCAGTTGGTCTCCGATTCAGCGGCGTTTAACGCCTTATCTGTTTTTGTTGCCAGCGTTGATCGTGTTGGGGATTACGGTTTTCTATCCGGCACTGCAAGCGTTTTATTTCAGTTTTACGCGCTACGACTTGATCACAGAACCGCAGTGGATCGGGTGGGCAAATTTTAAGCGGTTGAGTACTGATCCGGTGTTTTGGCAGACGTTACGCAATACGATTTTGTATTTGGTCTGCGTGGTTCCGGTTCTGGCGATCGCACCTCTGGCTTTAGCGATTCTGGTCAATCAGAAGATTCGAGGAATTCGCTGGTTTCGAGTAGCGTACTATACGCCTGTGATCATTTCGATGGTGGTGGCGGGAATTGCTTGGAAGTGGTTGTACTCGGATAACGGATTGTTGAATCAGTTTTTACGAGCGATCGGTTTTGGAGGCGTGCCCTGGTTAACTGATCCAAATTGGGCGCTGTTTAGCGTGATGGCGGTGACGATTTGGAAAGGGTTGGGCTACTACATGGTGATTTATCTGGCAGGATTGCAGTCGATTCCGGCGGAATTATACGAAGCAGCAGCGATCGAGGGTTCAGACGGCATTCGCAAGCACTGGGATATTACTCTGCCGTTGATGCAGCCTTATTTGTTGTTAGTTGCGGTGATTTCTGCAATTTCTGCAACGAAAGTGTTTGAAGAAATATTCATCATGACGCAAGGCGGCCCGTTGAATAGTTCTAAAACCATCGTGTTTTACGTGTATGAGCAGGCGTTCACAAAACTAGAAATTAGCTATGCCTGTACAATCGGGCTTGTGATGTTTTTGATGATTTTAGTTTTGTCGATCGTGCGGTTAGCGGTGCAGCGTTCTACCGATGCGGAAAGCTTAAACGAAACAAAGCTATAG
- the egtD gene encoding L-histidine N(alpha)-methyltransferase: MPQNFSALDRVHLVYLVDRSLPSEDELHPGSDVIRGLSQAPKTLPPRYFYDDRGSQLFEQITELPEYYLTRTETEILKACAPEIVQITGACELIELGSGNSTKTRILLDAYRAADHPLVYCPIDISAGILESSAQSLLSDYPTLEVYGLVGTYEQALEKLPQTHLQSRMIGFIGSTLGNLNPQECDIFLDQIANALKPKEYFLLGIDLHKSTARLEAAYNDRQGVTAEFNLNMLRHLNQRFQGDFDLTQFQHVAIYNEAERQVEMHLRSLRSQTVRLNTLDLTVEFSAGETILSEISRKFDLDEMKQLLSAKKLDWVHVWTDSEQAFAVLLCQRILG, encoded by the coding sequence GTGCCGCAGAATTTTAGTGCGTTGGATCGCGTTCACCTCGTTTATCTCGTCGATCGCTCCCTTCCTTCTGAAGATGAGCTACATCCGGGAAGTGATGTTATACGCGGATTGAGTCAAGCACCAAAAACCTTACCGCCGCGCTATTTTTATGACGATCGCGGCTCTCAACTATTTGAGCAAATTACCGAACTGCCAGAATATTATCTAACTCGAACTGAAACAGAAATTCTCAAAGCTTGTGCGCCCGAAATTGTTCAAATCACCGGAGCCTGCGAACTGATTGAACTCGGTAGCGGCAATTCAACCAAAACGCGAATTTTGCTGGATGCCTACCGAGCGGCGGATCATCCTTTGGTGTATTGTCCGATCGACATTAGCGCTGGAATTCTTGAAAGTAGCGCTCAAAGCTTGCTGTCGGACTACCCAACCCTTGAAGTTTATGGGCTAGTCGGAACCTATGAACAGGCACTGGAAAAACTTCCGCAAACTCATCTTCAAAGTCGAATGATCGGGTTTATCGGCAGCACATTAGGAAATTTGAATCCGCAGGAATGCGATATTTTTCTTGATCAAATTGCAAATGCGCTGAAGCCGAAAGAATATTTTCTACTCGGAATTGATTTACATAAATCCACTGCCCGATTAGAAGCAGCGTATAACGATCGCCAAGGCGTAACCGCAGAATTTAACTTGAATATGCTGCGTCATTTAAATCAGCGATTTCAGGGCGATTTTGATTTAACGCAGTTTCAGCACGTCGCGATTTATAACGAAGCTGAGCGACAAGTTGAGATGCACTTACGGAGTTTGCGATCGCAAACCGTTCGCCTGAACACATTAGATTTAACGGTCGAATTTTCAGCCGGGGAGACGATTTTAAGCGAGATTTCGCGCAAATTTGATCTCGATGAAATGAAACAGCTTTTAAGCGCAAAAAAATTAGACTGGGTTCACGTCTGGACAGATTCCGAGCAAGCCTTTGCCGTTCTGCTGTGTCAACGAATTCTGGGTTAG
- the egtB gene encoding ergothioneine biosynthesis protein EgtB encodes MQQCRSRTLALIESIDYNTFCTQAHPDFSPIGWHLGHIAYTEALWILQRCAGYPPLLPEYHRLFAQDGLPKSDRVRLPEINTVVEYLATVRAKVFDYLAIAPVDQQERLWKWLLQHECQHAETMAIVLALIGRAAVGDAGSPLNLPPVGDFESERMISIPGGSFIQGNEAIKAQDNERPQHEVYLEAYWIDRHPVTCAEYRSFIEAGGYQDREWWTAEGWEWVQKSGIDRPLYGSADNIPVCGVSWYEADAYAKFVGKRLPTEAEWEKAAAFQNMLGEVWQWTSTWFDGYSGFESYPYPGYSQTYFDRAHRVLKGGSWATFPWAMRNSFRNWYYPQVREIFSGFRCVCSAGVRS; translated from the coding sequence ATGCAGCAGTGTCGATCGAGAACGTTAGCGCTCATTGAATCGATTGATTACAACACTTTTTGCACTCAGGCACATCCGGACTTCAGCCCGATCGGGTGGCATCTGGGACATATTGCTTATACTGAGGCGCTGTGGATTTTGCAGCGATGTGCAGGTTATCCGCCGTTGCTGCCTGAATATCATCGATTGTTTGCTCAGGATGGATTGCCGAAAAGCGATCGTGTTCGATTACCTGAAATTAATACGGTCGTTGAATATTTAGCGACGGTGAGGGCAAAAGTGTTTGATTATTTGGCGATCGCGCCTGTGGATCAGCAGGAACGATTGTGGAAATGGTTATTGCAACATGAGTGTCAACACGCGGAAACGATGGCGATCGTGCTTGCGCTGATCGGACGGGCTGCGGTGGGAGATGCAGGAAGCCCCCTAAATCTCCCACCCGTGGGGGATTTTGAATCAGAGCGCATGATTTCAATTCCAGGGGGTTCTTTTATTCAGGGGAATGAGGCGATCAAGGCACAAGATAATGAGCGACCCCAGCACGAAGTCTATTTAGAGGCATATTGGATCGATCGACATCCAGTGACTTGTGCGGAATATCGATCGTTTATTGAAGCGGGCGGCTATCAGGATCGGGAGTGGTGGACAGCAGAAGGATGGGAATGGGTTCAGAAAAGCGGAATCGATCGTCCGTTGTATGGGAGTGCAGACAATATTCCAGTTTGCGGTGTGAGTTGGTATGAAGCGGACGCTTACGCAAAATTTGTGGGAAAACGACTGCCAACCGAAGCCGAATGGGAAAAAGCGGCTGCATTTCAGAATATGCTAGGTGAGGTTTGGCAGTGGACATCGACCTGGTTTGATGGATATTCGGGCTTTGAGAGCTATCCGTATCCGGGATATTCTCAAACCTATTTCGATCGAGCGCATCGCGTACTCAAAGGCGGAAGTTGGGCAACTTTCCCGTGGGCAATGCGAAACAGCTTCCGAAACTGGTATTATCCGCAGGTTCGAGAGATTTTTTCAGGGTTTCGCTGTGTTTGTTCGGCTGGTGTAAGGAGTTAG
- the egtC gene encoding ergothioneine biosynthesis protein EgtC has product MCRLLGYLGQPVLLDRLVSQSDHSLVVQSYQPKEMTAGLMNADGFGVGWYRETEAFMYRNTLPIWNDMNLQSLSRYVESGCVLANVRSATAGLATDLSNCQPFQYDSILGLHNGFIQNFRKTLYRPLRDRLSDVAYELIQGLTDSEHLFATVINELETSANLTEALHRTLKVLTELGEKHQVPFSANLILSDGNQLIASRYAQGVPTPTLYYLVNDPNFPQSVLVASEPLFEGNWKALSDRCLLTIDDDFEPNITSI; this is encoded by the coding sequence ATGTGTCGATTGCTAGGTTATTTGGGACAGCCTGTTTTACTCGATCGCTTAGTTTCTCAATCGGATCATTCTCTGGTCGTGCAGAGCTATCAACCGAAGGAAATGACGGCGGGTTTAATGAATGCTGACGGCTTTGGGGTCGGTTGGTATCGGGAAACTGAAGCGTTTATGTATCGCAACACCTTACCGATTTGGAATGATATGAACTTGCAAAGTTTAAGTCGGTATGTCGAATCAGGCTGTGTGTTGGCAAATGTTCGGAGCGCAACGGCTGGACTTGCGACGGATTTGAGTAACTGTCAGCCATTCCAGTACGATTCGATCTTGGGACTTCACAACGGATTTATTCAGAATTTTCGCAAAACGCTGTATCGTCCCCTGCGCGATCGTCTTAGCGACGTTGCTTATGAATTAATCCAAGGACTGACGGATTCAGAGCATCTTTTTGCAACCGTGATTAATGAGCTAGAAACGAGCGCGAATTTAACCGAGGCGTTGCATCGTACTTTGAAGGTGCTGACTGAACTGGGTGAAAAACATCAAGTTCCTTTCTCGGCAAACCTAATCCTGAGTGATGGCAATCAGTTGATTGCATCTCGTTATGCTCAGGGAGTTCCGACTCCCACGCTTTATTATCTGGTGAACGACCCGAATTTTCCGCAGTCGGTTCTCGTTGCATCTGAGCCTCTATTCGAGGGAAATTGGAAAGCATTAAGCGATCGCTGTTTGTTAACTATAGATGATGATTTCGAGCCAAACATTACTTCTATCTGA
- a CDS encoding DUF423 domain-containing protein, which produces MRFFLSIGAIFAAISVAGGAFASHALKGKLDDRALTIFETGARYQMYHAIALVLVALFISRTEFADPLLTASGIAFIVGIVLFSGSLYALSLSGVKWLGAVAPLGGTAFIVGWVCLAISAWRLKL; this is translated from the coding sequence ATGCGATTCTTTTTATCAATCGGAGCGATTTTTGCTGCAATTTCGGTTGCAGGAGGGGCATTTGCAAGTCATGCGTTAAAGGGAAAACTAGACGATCGCGCTTTGACTATTTTTGAAACGGGGGCACGATATCAGATGTACCACGCGATCGCATTAGTTCTAGTTGCATTATTTATTAGCAGAACTGAATTTGCAGATCCGCTTTTAACTGCTTCAGGAATCGCGTTTATTGTAGGAATTGTGCTTTTCTCTGGCAGTTTGTACGCGCTGTCGCTCTCTGGCGTGAAGTGGTTGGGAGCGGTGGCTCCATTAGGCGGAACAGCGTTTATCGTCGGTTGGGTATGTTTGGCGATCTCAGCTTGGAGACTGAAACTATAA
- a CDS encoding ABC transporter substrate-binding protein, with protein MSQFSRRRFLYTATASGIGAFVLKGCVGNPPSRDNAAAPSSPGAVPAVNSGGGDAPEVTTARLGYLPIFEAAPFVVAVEKGFFKKYGMTDVQALKQSSWGALRDNIVIGSAGGGIDGAQFQMPMPYLISEGRITDNRKVPMYVMLQTSTQGNGIAIANKHLGKNLHLDLSKGGATYLKELQSKGTPFTAAYTFPGANQELWIRYWLAAGGVNPDTDVRLIVVPPAQTVANMKTGTMDGFSTGDPWPYRILSDNIGFMGALTAQIWKDHPEEYFGMRADWTDKHPKAAKAILKGLMEAQQWCDKQENRKELAQLVGGRQYFNLPANILDSPLAGKYNMGDGQPEINDISMGPLYWKDSKGSVSYPYKSHDTWFLTENIRWEMLPAETDVKALVDKTNREDLWKEAAKEAGIADADIPKDASRGVEKFFDGVSFDPANPIEYLKSLKVKKVKV; from the coding sequence ATGAGTCAGTTTTCCCGTCGCCGCTTCTTATATACTGCAACTGCATCCGGTATCGGCGCGTTTGTGCTGAAAGGCTGCGTTGGCAATCCTCCCAGCCGGGATAATGCGGCTGCCCCTTCCTCCCCCGGAGCCGTTCCAGCCGTGAACTCTGGTGGTGGAGATGCCCCAGAAGTCACAACCGCTCGGCTTGGCTATTTGCCTATCTTTGAAGCTGCGCCATTCGTCGTTGCCGTTGAAAAAGGCTTCTTTAAGAAGTACGGCATGACCGATGTGCAAGCCTTGAAGCAATCTTCCTGGGGTGCATTGCGAGATAACATTGTCATCGGCTCGGCAGGTGGCGGGATTGACGGCGCACAGTTCCAAATGCCGATGCCTTACTTAATTTCAGAAGGCAGAATCACGGATAACCGCAAGGTGCCAATGTACGTGATGTTGCAGACCTCAACTCAAGGAAATGGCATTGCGATCGCCAATAAGCACCTCGGCAAAAATCTTCACCTCGATCTGTCCAAAGGCGGCGCTACCTATTTGAAGGAACTGCAATCGAAAGGCACTCCGTTCACCGCAGCCTACACTTTTCCTGGCGCAAACCAAGAGCTGTGGATTCGCTACTGGCTAGCTGCAGGCGGTGTGAACCCCGATACCGATGTGAGACTGATCGTGGTTCCGCCCGCGCAAACCGTTGCCAATATGAAAACCGGCACAATGGACGGATTTAGCACCGGCGACCCCTGGCCCTACCGGATCTTGTCTGACAACATCGGCTTTATGGGAGCGCTCACCGCTCAAATCTGGAAAGACCACCCCGAAGAATACTTTGGAATGCGAGCAGACTGGACAGACAAGCACCCGAAAGCGGCCAAAGCGATTCTGAAAGGCTTGATGGAAGCGCAACAATGGTGCGACAAGCAGGAAAACCGCAAAGAACTGGCTCAGCTTGTGGGTGGACGGCAATACTTCAACCTGCCGGCGAACATCCTCGACTCGCCGCTCGCCGGTAAGTACAACATGGGCGACGGTCAGCCTGAAATCAACGATATCAGCATGGGGCCGCTCTATTGGAAAGACAGCAAAGGCAGCGTGTCTTACCCCTACAAGAGTCACGACACCTGGTTCCTCACCGAGAACATTCGCTGGGAAATGCTTCCCGCTGAAACCGATGTCAAAGCGCTGGTAGATAAAACCAACCGCGAAGACCTCTGGAAAGAAGCGGCGAAAGAAGCCGGAATTGCAGATGCTGACATTCCGAAGGATGCCTCGCGCGGGGTCGAGAAGTTCTTTGATGGGGTTTCATTCGATCCTGCTAATCCGATCGAGTACCTCAAGAGCCTGAAAGTGAAGAAAGTCAAAGTCTAG
- a CDS encoding pentapeptide repeat-containing protein translates to MSVDPNLPASNTTNGSAVSITPTRAEVSRERTASHLASSQSGSSPPNPSRAIILIVALLIVSIGLFLNQFWLILAGSIVTLLFSAQMLYPTVKPVLIEILTEQDQGITLGVIGAVVGLIGIAKIFGADQAIAQLYRALDWDAVGALGEVFGALGQILIAILAVYIAWRQYIISIELTVQQNTITQQQTIDTYFQGISDLVLDEEGLLEDWPQERAIAEGRTAAILSSVDGAGKAKIIRFLSRAKLLSPLKRDARLGRAILNGTGGYAEDRVNGIRVIDLGIMLAAADLSGTDLRWADLSEANLIRANLANCDLVKTNFARTVLCSASLRGADLSGTRFFYGKAETASPRSRTEPPNFKTGAYTGAVIENADFTDAEDMSEEQRYYCCAWGGSTTRSTIPGGCEGIPNKLGR, encoded by the coding sequence ATGTCTGTTGATCCCAATTTGCCTGCTTCCAATACCACCAATGGTTCTGCGGTTTCAATCACGCCAACTCGCGCAGAAGTTTCGAGAGAGCGGACTGCCTCTCATCTAGCGTCTTCACAATCTGGCTCATCGCCCCCAAATCCGAGTCGAGCGATCATTTTGATTGTGGCATTGCTCATTGTGTCGATCGGGCTATTTCTCAACCAGTTCTGGCTAATTTTGGCAGGCTCGATCGTCACGCTCTTGTTCTCAGCGCAGATGCTTTACCCAACCGTAAAGCCCGTCCTGATCGAAATTCTCACCGAGCAAGATCAAGGGATTACTTTGGGGGTAATTGGGGCAGTTGTGGGGTTGATTGGGATTGCAAAAATTTTCGGAGCCGATCAAGCGATCGCACAGTTATATCGCGCTTTAGATTGGGATGCAGTTGGGGCATTAGGTGAAGTGTTCGGCGCGTTGGGACAGATTTTGATCGCGATCTTGGCAGTTTATATTGCATGGCGACAGTACATCATCTCGATCGAACTCACCGTGCAGCAAAATACAATTACGCAACAGCAAACGATCGATACGTATTTCCAGGGAATCTCGGATCTAGTGCTGGATGAAGAAGGGCTGCTGGAAGATTGGCCCCAAGAACGAGCGATCGCAGAAGGGCGAACAGCTGCAATTTTAAGCAGTGTCGATGGTGCCGGAAAAGCCAAGATCATTCGGTTCCTTTCGCGGGCAAAATTGCTGTCTCCCCTCAAGCGAGATGCACGCTTGGGCAGAGCAATCCTTAACGGAACGGGTGGATATGCAGAAGATCGAGTCAACGGGATTCGGGTGATCGATTTAGGAATTATGCTGGCAGCAGCAGATCTTTCAGGAACGGATTTACGCTGGGCAGATTTGAGTGAAGCGAACCTCATTCGTGCAAATCTAGCCAACTGCGACTTAGTGAAAACGAATTTTGCCCGCACGGTATTATGTAGTGCGAGTTTACGCGGCGCTGATTTAAGCGGGACTCGTTTCTTCTATGGCAAAGCAGAAACCGCCTCGCCTCGCAGTCGCACAGAGCCGCCAAACTTCAAAACCGGAGCTTATACAGGTGCCGTGATCGAAAACGCAGACTTCACTGATGCAGAAGATATGTCTGAGGAGCAACGATACTACTGCTGCGCTTGGGGTGGCTCAACAACACGCAGCACTATTCCCGGTGGGTGTGAAGGAATTCCGAATAAGCTAGGGCGTTGA
- a CDS encoding CapA family protein, producing the protein MGQATQSNQPSVQELARSGDLDALTYWLNVFLLPHNLFAQTESASSPGCVRIFVEFYPSPEVDAQSPEFQQNLVRFICHHIWQLNSAAIDGVQIAARFTGKPQILWRKTVRVVSPARRAKLAQPQAQAPTTDVAQIKSKLRQTTRQRVQFRALRSLLLTGTTAAAFIFGCWLGYKDAPPTQTTATAANSTVRPQTVTTALEPVQVETAGTSTDGTATLLFTGDVSLTHTYAELVKDDKNWAFAALPETRQADVSIVNLEAPFTTASDSTKNEGFKADPAQVDVLKNGGIGLVNLANDRMMDYQGTGLEDTIKTLDQAGIRHFGAGRDTKEARRPEILDVDGQRVAYLGYFGAPEQAASESTPGTNLKQNDRIAADIKAIRDQVDWVVVNLHWGDEIAKYPSESQIELAHFSIDQGADLVVGHHSSVLQGAEIYKGRPIAYSLGNFIFGKKAEGNYDSAMLRVALKDRQMKVELLPVEVKGFQPHVATGDRGQEILNQIESVSDVFQQPLKSPTIIDARSNSITQPNTPSPSPSSTVQPDSDPDQAAPNPESTPSDSQLSPDSASPTLTPAPESSPTSSDQPWNQNSFINQPSRESPAPEVQPSISPSPQATDDPNDRQTDSDGLNPPAPSQSIEPDRRRYATSMPNDTIVDAALYP; encoded by the coding sequence ATGGGTCAGGCAACTCAGTCAAATCAGCCCTCGGTGCAGGAGTTGGCACGATCGGGCGATTTGGATGCACTCACGTATTGGCTGAATGTGTTTTTGCTGCCTCATAATCTGTTCGCTCAGACAGAATCCGCTTCATCGCCGGGATGCGTCAGAATCTTTGTCGAATTTTATCCTTCTCCGGAAGTCGATGCCCAATCGCCAGAATTTCAGCAAAATCTGGTGCGCTTCATTTGCCATCACATTTGGCAATTGAACTCTGCCGCGATCGATGGCGTTCAAATTGCTGCCCGCTTTACGGGTAAACCTCAAATTCTCTGGCGTAAAACGGTGCGAGTTGTTTCTCCCGCTCGTCGCGCCAAACTCGCACAACCCCAGGCGCAAGCTCCCACCACAGACGTTGCTCAGATCAAGTCAAAACTCCGGCAAACCACTCGTCAAAGAGTGCAGTTTCGCGCCCTGCGATCGCTCTTACTCACCGGGACGACTGCTGCCGCGTTTATCTTCGGCTGCTGGTTAGGGTACAAAGACGCACCGCCCACCCAAACCACGGCGACAGCAGCCAACTCTACAGTCAGACCCCAAACCGTGACCACTGCGCTAGAACCTGTGCAGGTCGAGACTGCCGGAACTTCCACCGATGGAACCGCCACGCTTCTATTTACGGGTGATGTGTCGCTCACGCATACTTACGCAGAGTTGGTGAAGGACGACAAAAACTGGGCATTTGCCGCGCTGCCAGAAACACGGCAAGCGGATGTCTCGATCGTCAACCTCGAAGCGCCGTTTACTACGGCATCCGATTCAACCAAGAACGAAGGGTTCAAAGCTGATCCGGCTCAAGTAGACGTGCTGAAAAACGGCGGCATCGGTCTTGTGAATCTAGCAAACGATCGCATGATGGATTACCAGGGCACCGGACTCGAAGACACGATCAAAACGCTTGACCAAGCGGGAATTCGTCATTTTGGGGCAGGACGAGACACGAAAGAAGCCCGTCGCCCTGAAATTCTTGATGTCGATGGGCAACGAGTGGCGTACCTGGGTTATTTTGGCGCACCGGAGCAAGCCGCTAGCGAATCAACCCCCGGAACGAACCTGAAGCAAAACGATCGCATTGCAGCCGATATTAAAGCCATTCGCGATCAAGTCGATTGGGTGGTTGTGAACCTCCACTGGGGCGATGAGATTGCCAAATATCCCAGCGAATCTCAGATCGAACTCGCCCATTTTTCCATCGATCAAGGCGCAGATTTAGTGGTGGGTCATCATTCCAGCGTTTTGCAAGGCGCAGAAATTTACAAAGGTCGCCCGATCGCCTATTCGCTCGGAAACTTCATTTTTGGCAAAAAAGCAGAAGGGAATTATGACAGTGCAATGCTGCGGGTTGCGCTCAAAGATCGGCAAATGAAGGTCGAACTTTTGCCCGTTGAGGTTAAAGGATTTCAGCCGCATGTGGCAACGGGCGATCGTGGACAAGAAATTCTCAACCAAATCGAATCGGTTTCCGATGTGTTCCAGCAACCGCTAAAGTCGCCTACGATTATTGATGCGCGATCGAACAGCATAACTCAGCCGAATACCCCATCTCCGAGTCCCTCTAGCACTGTTCAACCTGATTCTGATCCTGATCAGGCTGCACCAAACCCAGAGTCAACGCCTTCAGATTCCCAATTGAGTCCCGATTCTGCAAGTCCGACTTTAACGCCTGCTCCAGAATCAAGTCCGACTTCTTCTGACCAACCTTGGAATCAAAATTCGTTCATCAATCAACCCAGCCGCGAATCTCCGGCTCCAGAGGTTCAGCCCTCTATTTCACCCAGTCCGCAGGCGACCGACGATCCAAACGATCGCCAAACAGACTCAGATGGACTCAACCCTCCAGCACCGAGTCAAAGCATTGAACCCGATCGTCGTCGTTATGCAACCTCAATGCCTAATGACACGATCGTCGATGCTGCTCTCTATCCTTAA
- a CDS encoding aldose epimerase produces the protein MFSIERRRQQFDTYVLSDRASNSKLEIVPDRGGIITSWQVQGRELLYMDTARFADPTLSVRGGIPILFPICGNLPNNAYTYKGQSYTLKQHGFARDLPWEVMEQNTEAELSFTIGLSSTPQTREHYPFDFRLVLTYRLQGQTLLIEQQISNLSDEPMPFSIGFHPYFLAPEKHQLRFDIPANDALDQRTQAHHSFFNTFDFAQDEIDWAFLQISRQVSNVTDLSRHTRITLTAADEFPLLVFWTLKGKDFYCLEPWSAPRNALNTGDRLLSVEPGATMNTTISLSIEFS, from the coding sequence GTGTTTTCCATTGAACGTCGTCGCCAGCAATTCGATACCTATGTCTTATCTGATCGAGCTTCTAACTCTAAGCTCGAAATCGTTCCCGATCGCGGGGGCATTATCACCAGTTGGCAAGTTCAGGGACGCGAACTCCTGTATATGGATACCGCTCGGTTTGCTGATCCCACGCTTTCAGTCCGGGGTGGAATTCCGATTTTGTTCCCTATCTGTGGGAATTTACCCAACAATGCTTATACCTACAAAGGACAGTCCTACACCTTGAAGCAGCACGGATTTGCCCGTGATTTGCCCTGGGAAGTGATGGAGCAAAACACAGAAGCGGAACTCAGCTTTACGATCGGGCTTTCCAGTACTCCTCAAACTCGTGAACACTATCCGTTTGACTTCCGGTTAGTACTTACTTACCGATTACAGGGTCAAACGTTACTGATCGAGCAGCAAATTAGCAATCTCTCAGATGAACCGATGCCGTTTTCGATCGGGTTTCATCCCTATTTCTTGGCTCCAGAAAAACATCAGCTTCGATTCGATATTCCTGCGAACGACGCTCTAGATCAAAGAACTCAAGCGCACCATTCGTTCTTCAATACGTTTGATTTCGCTCAGGATGAGATCGACTGGGCGTTTCTGCAAATCAGCCGCCAAGTCTCAAATGTCACGGATCTAAGCCGTCACACACGAATTACTCTGACTGCGGCGGATGAATTTCCTTTGCTGGTGTTTTGGACGCTGAAAGGCAAGGATTTTTATTGTCTAGAACCTTGGAGCGCTCCCCGCAATGCTTTAAATACAGGCGATCGATTACTTTCGGTGGAACCTGGCGCAACGATGAACACAACGATTAGCTTATCTATTGAGTTTTCGTGA